A genomic region of Sphingobium sp. HWE2-09 contains the following coding sequences:
- a CDS encoding BA14K family protein, whose protein sequence is MKLFKAAGAILLVLAPLSVSAQPPERPRANQDQRRPGDDRMRDDRGGMNRPGPDRPGNGPGAGRPQPVGGGNGYGNWDNRWGSRPPAPPRHWTKNGDWYRHVRACNQRYRSYNPRTDMFTLRPGVTRRCML, encoded by the coding sequence ATGAAATTGTTCAAAGCTGCAGGTGCTATCCTGCTCGTCCTGGCTCCGCTTTCGGTGTCGGCCCAGCCGCCCGAGCGTCCGCGCGCCAATCAGGATCAGCGCCGACCGGGTGACGACCGTATGCGTGACGACCGGGGCGGGATGAACCGGCCTGGTCCCGATCGCCCCGGCAATGGTCCCGGCGCGGGTCGCCCGCAGCCTGTCGGTGGCGGCAATGGTTATGGCAATTGGGACAATCGCTGGGGCAGCCGTCCGCCCGCGCCGCCGCGCCACTGGACGAAGAATGGCGACTGGTATCGCCATGTCCGCGCGTGCAACCAACGCTATCGCAGCTATAATCCGCGCACGGACATGTTCACCCTGCGGCCGGGCGTGACGCGCCGCTGCATGCTGTAA
- a CDS encoding tyrosine recombinase XerC: MTPTLPERWRQHLALDRRRSIHTVRAYVATAERLIAFLETHRGEVVTPATLARIDQSDLRAFLASRRTDGIGNLSAARELSAVRGFLKFTGGDDAGVPQLKGPRVKRGLPRPISPDEAVALAQDIAETAREGWIGARDWAVLLLLYGAGLRIGEAMGLNGDILPLGDTLRVTGKRNKTRIVPLLPQVRAAIEAYIEACPYPPTRGEPLFKGARGGPLSPALIRRAVQGARGRLGLSDRTTPHALRHSFATHLLGRGADLRSLQELLGHASLSSTQVYTQVDAAHLLDIYRNAHPRA, from the coding sequence ATGACCCCCACCCTCCCCGAACGCTGGCGCCAGCACCTCGCGCTCGACCGGCGGCGCTCCATCCATACGGTCCGCGCCTATGTCGCGACCGCCGAACGGCTGATCGCCTTCCTCGAAACACATCGCGGCGAAGTGGTCACCCCCGCCACCCTCGCCCGGATCGACCAGTCGGACCTGCGCGCCTTCCTCGCCAGTCGGCGCACCGACGGCATTGGCAACCTGTCGGCCGCGCGCGAATTGTCGGCGGTGCGCGGCTTCCTCAAATTCACAGGCGGCGACGACGCCGGCGTGCCCCAACTCAAAGGGCCACGCGTCAAGCGCGGCCTACCCCGCCCCATCTCCCCCGACGAAGCCGTCGCGCTGGCGCAGGACATCGCCGAAACCGCCCGCGAAGGCTGGATCGGCGCGCGTGACTGGGCGGTGCTGCTGCTGCTCTATGGTGCGGGGCTGCGCATCGGGGAGGCGATGGGACTGAACGGCGACATCCTGCCGCTGGGCGACACGCTGCGCGTCACCGGCAAGCGCAACAAGACCCGCATCGTCCCGCTGCTGCCGCAAGTGCGCGCTGCGATCGAAGCCTATATCGAAGCCTGCCCCTATCCGCCGACGCGGGGCGAACCCCTGTTCAAAGGCGCGCGGGGCGGGCCGCTATCGCCCGCGCTCATCCGCCGGGCGGTGCAGGGCGCGCGCGGGCGGCTCGGTCTGTCGGACCGCACCACCCCGCACGCGCTACGCCACAGTTTCGCGACGCATCTGCTGGGCCGTGGGGCGGACTTGCGATCCTTGCAGGAGTTGCTGGGCCATGCCAGCCTGTCGTCGACCCAGGTCTATACCCAGGTCGACGCCGCGCACCTGCTCGACATTTATCGCAACGCCCACCCCAGGGCTTAG
- a CDS encoding DUF4230 domain-containing protein, translating into MADALKRYAGPVIAALLILGVGAAMLVGWQRYNRDYVVAVEDDGSAVTKIIAEKIAGASALRVSRLNGTVQSTAQDVRGFGWLKSDQVVKMPYSVDYVVELSGLGAGDLEWDAKNRTLIVNAPDVKPDKPNVDEAQRTLVRTSGLFVTRAAGEELSRKVSAHAQARAEASARSPERMAQAREYGRAAIAKIMGAPLGAMGFGDARVIVTFPPERNDANRERWDVTTPINEVLAKQRSQR; encoded by the coding sequence ATGGCAGATGCGCTGAAGCGCTATGCCGGGCCGGTTATCGCCGCGCTGCTGATCCTGGGTGTGGGCGCGGCGATGCTGGTCGGGTGGCAGCGCTATAATCGCGACTATGTGGTGGCGGTCGAGGATGACGGATCGGCGGTGACGAAGATCATCGCGGAAAAGATTGCGGGCGCGAGCGCGCTGCGCGTGTCGCGGCTCAATGGCACGGTCCAGAGTACCGCGCAGGATGTGCGCGGCTTTGGCTGGCTGAAATCCGACCAGGTCGTCAAGATGCCCTATTCGGTGGATTATGTCGTCGAACTGTCGGGGTTGGGCGCGGGCGATTTGGAATGGGACGCAAAGAACCGCACGCTGATCGTCAACGCGCCCGACGTGAAGCCAGACAAGCCCAATGTCGATGAGGCGCAGCGCACGCTGGTGCGGACCAGCGGCCTGTTCGTCACGCGGGCGGCGGGCGAAGAATTGAGCCGGAAGGTGTCCGCCCATGCGCAGGCGCGGGCGGAAGCATCGGCGCGGTCGCCCGAACGGATGGCGCAGGCGCGCGAATATGGTCGCGCGGCGATCGCGAAGATCATGGGCGCACCGCTGGGCGCGATGGGCTTTGGCGACGCACGGGTGATCGTCACCTTCCCGCCGGAGCGCAATGACGCCAATCGCGAGCGGTGGGACGTCACTACGCCGATCAACGAGGTACTGGCAAAGCAGCGCTCGCAGCGCTAG
- the nadA gene encoding quinolinate synthase NadA, which translates to MNAFTGIPQGTDLRAEIDRLRKERNAVILGHYYQSPEIQDLSDFVGDSLELSRKAAETDADVIAFCGVRFMAETAKILSPQKIVVLPDMDAGCSLEDSCPPAQFKAFREAHPDHIALSYINCSAEVKALSDIIVTSSSAEKILAQIPKDQKIIFGPDKHLGGYLKRKLGRDMLLWPGVCIVHEAFSETELLKLKAQHPQAPIAAHPECPPYIVDHADYVGSTSGILDFAKTMPGDTLIVATEPHIIHQMEKAVPHKQFIGAPGADGNCNCNICPYMALNTLEKLYLSLRDLTPRIEMDETLRLQAKKSLDRMLEMASGAVGQGDVGARP; encoded by the coding sequence ATGAACGCTTTTACGGGAATCCCGCAGGGAACGGACCTGCGCGCTGAAATCGACCGGCTGCGCAAGGAGCGCAACGCGGTGATCCTGGGCCATTATTACCAGTCGCCCGAGATTCAGGATCTGTCGGATTTCGTGGGCGACAGCCTGGAACTGTCGCGCAAGGCGGCGGAGACGGACGCGGACGTGATTGCGTTCTGCGGCGTGCGCTTCATGGCGGAAACGGCCAAGATATTGTCGCCGCAGAAGATCGTCGTGCTGCCGGACATGGACGCGGGCTGTTCGCTGGAGGACAGTTGCCCGCCCGCGCAGTTCAAGGCGTTTCGCGAGGCGCATCCCGATCATATTGCGCTGAGCTACATCAACTGTTCGGCCGAGGTGAAGGCGCTGTCCGACATCATCGTGACGTCCTCATCCGCCGAGAAGATCCTGGCGCAGATCCCCAAGGACCAGAAGATCATCTTCGGTCCCGACAAGCATCTGGGCGGCTATTTGAAGCGCAAGCTGGGCCGCGACATGCTGTTGTGGCCGGGCGTGTGCATCGTGCATGAGGCGTTCAGCGAGACCGAATTGCTCAAGCTCAAGGCCCAGCACCCGCAAGCACCGATCGCTGCGCATCCCGAATGTCCGCCCTATATCGTCGATCATGCCGATTATGTCGGATCGACCAGCGGCATATTGGACTTCGCCAAGACGATGCCGGGCGACACGCTGATCGTGGCGACCGAGCCGCATATCATTCACCAGATGGAAAAGGCGGTGCCGCACAAGCAGTTCATCGGCGCGCCGGGTGCGGACGGCAACTGCAACTGCAATATCTGCCCTTATATGGCGCTCAATACGCTGGAGAAGCTGTACCTGTCGCTGCGCGATCTGACGCCGCGGATCGAAATGGACGAAACGCTGCGGTTGCAGGCGAAGAAGAGCCTGGACCGGATGCTCGAGATGGCCAGCGGGGCCGTGGGGCAGGGGGATGTGGGCGCGCGGCCATGA
- a CDS encoding ribonuclease T2 family protein, whose amino-acid sequence MLKMLLPLIALLTPGVALAQANQCRLPDVIARPRVEGPTADDPKRILPVGYYTLAVSWTPQYCKTSRGGARDAFQCRSDNDFAFTLHGLWPDGYGKEWPQYCKPAGILPRKVIRDHLCATPSVQLIQHEWVKHGTCLPTTPTKFFALSRKLYHALRYPDMAVLARRDTLSAQDFATAFAAENKGMVADGIRLNVTRDGALSEVWICMDRRYRYITCPPQQGGVRGGARLRIEPKG is encoded by the coding sequence ATGCTTAAAATGCTGCTGCCGCTGATCGCGCTGCTGACGCCCGGCGTCGCGCTGGCGCAGGCCAATCAGTGCCGACTGCCTGATGTGATCGCGCGGCCCAGGGTCGAGGGGCCGACGGCCGACGATCCCAAGCGTATTCTGCCCGTGGGTTACTATACGCTGGCGGTCAGCTGGACGCCGCAATATTGCAAGACCTCGCGCGGCGGTGCGCGTGATGCGTTTCAGTGCCGGTCGGACAATGATTTCGCCTTCACCCTGCACGGCCTGTGGCCCGATGGCTATGGCAAGGAATGGCCGCAATATTGCAAGCCTGCGGGCATCCTGCCGCGCAAGGTGATCCGCGATCATCTGTGCGCGACGCCTTCGGTGCAGCTGATCCAGCATGAGTGGGTCAAGCACGGCACCTGCCTGCCGACGACGCCGACGAAGTTCTTCGCCTTGTCGCGCAAGCTGTATCATGCGTTGCGCTATCCCGACATGGCGGTACTGGCGCGGCGGGATACCTTGTCAGCGCAAGATTTCGCGACGGCGTTTGCGGCAGAGAATAAGGGGATGGTCGCCGATGGCATTCGCCTGAACGTGACGCGCGATGGGGCTTTGAGCGAGGTGTGGATCTGTATGGATCGCCGCTATCGCTATATCACCTGCCCGCCGCAGCAAGGTGGCGTCAGGGGCGGGGCGCGGTTGCGGATCGAGCCGAAGGGCTGA
- the gshB gene encoding glutathione synthase, protein MTQLNPLTVAMQMDPMEGIKIGGDSTFHIMLAAQARGHRLYHYLAPDLTFRDGRVWAMARPVKVQKQEGDHFAYGEWEVLDLGRDVDVVWMRQDPPFDLSYITATHLLERVQAETLVVNDPASVRNAPEKLFVLDYARFMPPTMITRSLSATREFLAEHGEIVVKPLYGNGGVAVFHVGSNGANLSSLVELFKASWVEPFMVQAFIPGVAQGDKRIVLIDGEVAGAVNRIPGKGEIRSNLAVGGSAAKTQLTDREREICAAMGPELKARGLLFVGIDVIGGEWLTEINVTSPTGIVSIDAFDGIDTGGMIWDAIDARLAARAAG, encoded by the coding sequence ATGACGCAACTCAACCCCCTGACCGTCGCGATGCAGATGGACCCGATGGAGGGCATCAAGATCGGCGGCGATTCGACGTTCCACATCATGCTGGCGGCGCAGGCGCGGGGGCATAGGCTCTATCATTATCTGGCGCCCGACCTGACGTTTCGCGACGGGCGGGTGTGGGCGATGGCGCGGCCGGTGAAAGTGCAGAAGCAGGAGGGCGATCATTTCGCCTATGGCGAATGGGAAGTGCTGGACCTGGGCCGCGACGTCGATGTCGTGTGGATGCGGCAGGACCCGCCCTTTGACCTGAGCTACATCACCGCCACCCATTTGCTGGAGCGGGTGCAGGCAGAGACGCTGGTCGTCAACGATCCGGCATCGGTCCGCAATGCGCCGGAAAAGCTGTTCGTGCTGGACTATGCGCGCTTCATGCCGCCGACGATGATCACGCGCAGCCTGAGCGCGACCAGGGAGTTTCTGGCCGAGCATGGCGAGATCGTGGTCAAGCCGCTGTACGGCAATGGCGGCGTGGCGGTGTTTCATGTCGGCAGCAACGGCGCGAACCTGTCGTCGCTGGTGGAATTGTTCAAGGCGTCCTGGGTCGAGCCGTTCATGGTGCAGGCCTTCATCCCCGGCGTGGCGCAGGGCGACAAGCGCATCGTGCTGATCGACGGCGAAGTGGCGGGCGCGGTGAACCGTATTCCGGGCAAGGGCGAAATCCGGTCGAACCTGGCGGTGGGCGGATCGGCGGCGAAGACGCAGCTGACCGACAGGGAACGCGAAATCTGCGCGGCGATGGGCCCGGAGTTGAAGGCGCGTGGCCTGCTGTTCGTGGGGATCGACGTGATCGGCGGGGAGTGGCTGACCGAGATCAACGTGACGTCGCCCACGGGCATCGTGTCGATCGATGCGTTTGACGGGATCGACACGGGCGGCATGATCTGGGACGCGATCGACGCCCGGTTGGCGGCAAGGGCGGCGGGGTGA
- a CDS encoding DUF4112 domain-containing protein: protein MAISQDQFDRLARELPGFGRDPASIRRRVEAMESLLEGLFVIPGTTRRVGLDSLVGLIPIVGDLATAAMGAWIVWEARNLGMSKWQITRMAANVGIDTVIGAIPFAGDLFDFLYKSNTKNLRIIHKHLDRHHPATAVIDA, encoded by the coding sequence ATGGCGATTTCGCAGGATCAGTTCGACCGGTTGGCGCGGGAATTGCCAGGCTTCGGCCGCGACCCCGCCTCCATTCGCCGCCGGGTGGAGGCGATGGAATCGCTGTTGGAAGGGCTGTTCGTCATCCCCGGCACCACCCGCCGCGTGGGCCTCGACAGCCTGGTCGGCCTGATCCCGATCGTCGGCGACCTCGCTACCGCCGCCATGGGCGCGTGGATCGTGTGGGAAGCGCGTAACCTTGGCATGTCGAAATGGCAGATCACCCGCATGGCCGCCAATGTCGGCATCGACACGGTCATCGGTGCCATCCCCTTTGCCGGCGACCTGTTCGACTTCCTCTATAAATCGAACACGAAGAACCTGCGCATCATCCACAAGCATCTCGACCGCCACCACCCGGCGACCGCGGTGATCGACGCGTAA
- a CDS encoding penicillin-binding protein activator, which produces MKRGARIAVMGAALFLAACQSIVPKGPGPVAPTGPTRPTGPEVVQGLPTDATRHRVALLVPMSGANAGVGQSIANATTLALMDTKTDRVRITTYDTALGAAAAVTKALADGNRLILGPLLAEDARIIGPIAARANVPVISFSNDASIAGSGVYVLGYNTAQSIDRVVGFAREKGLSKFGALVPRGTYGERAGNALLRAVEQAGGTVVSMQNFDRSPASITAAVKALQASSSYDALLIADSGRVALQVAPIVRKNGGATARLLGTELWNTEGTLAASPVLRGAWFASVSDALYRQLATKYRARYGSAPFRLSSLGYDSVLLTVRIAQDWKPGAPFPAARLRDAGGFSGIDGAFRFNRAGVAERALEVSEVGAGTVTVADPAPRGFGQ; this is translated from the coding sequence ATGAAAAGGGGCGCACGCATCGCCGTCATGGGGGCAGCTTTGTTCCTGGCCGCCTGCCAGTCGATCGTGCCCAAGGGACCGGGACCGGTCGCGCCGACCGGCCCCACCCGGCCGACCGGCCCTGAAGTGGTGCAGGGCCTGCCCACCGACGCCACCCGTCACCGCGTCGCGCTGCTGGTGCCGATGAGCGGCGCCAATGCGGGCGTGGGTCAATCGATCGCCAACGCCACTACCCTGGCGTTGATGGATACCAAGACCGACCGGGTCCGCATCACCACCTATGACACGGCGCTCGGCGCAGCGGCGGCAGTGACCAAGGCGCTGGCCGACGGCAATCGCCTGATCCTCGGCCCTCTGCTCGCCGAAGACGCCCGCATCATCGGGCCGATCGCCGCGCGCGCCAATGTGCCGGTCATCAGTTTCTCCAACGACGCCAGCATCGCGGGCAGCGGCGTCTATGTGCTGGGCTACAACACCGCCCAGTCGATCGATCGCGTCGTCGGCTTCGCCCGCGAAAAGGGGCTGAGCAAGTTCGGCGCGCTGGTGCCGCGCGGCACCTATGGCGAACGCGCGGGCAACGCGCTGCTGCGCGCCGTCGAACAGGCCGGCGGCACCGTCGTGTCGATGCAGAATTTCGATCGCTCGCCCGCATCGATCACCGCAGCGGTCAAGGCGTTGCAGGCCTCGTCCAGCTATGACGCACTGCTGATCGCCGACAGCGGCCGCGTCGCGCTGCAGGTCGCGCCGATCGTCCGCAAAAATGGCGGCGCGACCGCCCGCCTGCTGGGCACGGAATTGTGGAATACGGAAGGCACGCTGGCCGCCAGCCCCGTCCTGCGCGGCGCCTGGTTCGCCAGCGTGTCCGACGCGCTTTACCGTCAGCTCGCGACCAAATATCGCGCCCGCTACGGCAGCGCGCCCTTCCGCCTCTCCTCGCTCGGCTATGATTCGGTGCTGCTGACCGTCCGCATCGCCCAGGACTGGAAGCCGGGCGCGCCCTTCCCCGCCGCGCGCCTGCGCGACGCGGGCGGTTTTTCCGGGATCGACGGCGCCTTCCGCTTCAACCGCGCAGGCGTCGCCGAACGCGCACTGGAAGTGAGCGAAGTCGGCGCGGGCACCGTGACCGTCGCCGATCCCGCACCCAGAGGCTTCGGCCAATAA
- the rsmI gene encoding 16S rRNA (cytidine(1402)-2'-O)-methyltransferase, with protein sequence METRTSGLEPGLYIVAGPIGNLGDLTPRGAEVLRLADVVAVEDTRVSARLLRHAGSDRPMVPYHDHSAENVRQRLVERMAGESVALLSDAGTPLISDPGYKLVRDARAAGRRITTLPGPSAAIAALTLSGLPTDRFLFMGFLPSKAKARGDTLDEVAALRATLVFYESGPRLSDSLSAMAAHLGDREAAVSREISKTFEETACGTLSALSARYADAPPKGEIVVTVGPPGEAPPASAEDADAALLEALTRLPVSKAAGEVAKKLGLDRRTLYDRATELKG encoded by the coding sequence ATGGAAACTCGAACTTCTGGGCTTGAGCCTGGGCTTTATATCGTGGCGGGGCCGATCGGCAACCTTGGTGACCTTACGCCGCGCGGGGCGGAAGTCCTGCGACTGGCCGATGTGGTCGCCGTGGAAGATACACGGGTGAGCGCACGGTTGCTGCGCCATGCCGGGTCCGACCGGCCGATGGTGCCCTATCACGACCATAGCGCCGAAAATGTGCGGCAGCGGCTGGTCGAGCGGATGGCGGGCGAATCGGTGGCGTTGCTGTCGGACGCGGGGACGCCGCTGATTTCCGATCCGGGGTACAAGCTAGTGCGCGATGCGCGGGCGGCGGGGCGGCGGATCACGACGCTGCCGGGACCGAGCGCGGCGATCGCGGCGCTGACCTTGTCGGGGCTGCCGACCGATCGGTTCCTGTTCATGGGCTTTCTGCCCAGCAAGGCGAAGGCGCGGGGCGACACGCTGGACGAGGTGGCGGCGTTGCGCGCAACTTTGGTCTTCTACGAAAGCGGGCCGCGCCTGTCGGACAGCCTGTCGGCCATGGCCGCGCATCTGGGCGACCGGGAGGCGGCGGTGAGCCGGGAGATCAGCAAGACGTTCGAGGAGACGGCCTGTGGGACATTGAGCGCATTGTCCGCCCGCTATGCCGATGCGCCGCCCAAGGGAGAGATCGTGGTGACGGTCGGGCCGCCGGGGGAAGCGCCCCCCGCGAGCGCGGAGGATGCCGACGCGGCATTGCTGGAAGCGTTGACGCGGCTGCCGGTGTCCAAGGCGGCAGGCGAGGTCGCCAAGAAATTGGGGCTGGACCGCCGGACGCTCTATGACCGGGCGACGGAATTGAAGGGTTGA
- a CDS encoding MBL fold metallo-hydrolase, protein MAPPFDPADLPTGVLMALSPLVARVLAPNPSPFTYTGTQTYVVGAQAVAIIDPGPDDSDHLAALTAAIAGRPVVAIVCTHTHRDHSPAARPLCELTGAPIIGCAPLTLEDDGPRADAAFDADYRPDRVLADGEQVAGPGWTLEAVATPGHTSNHLCFALLEENSLFTGDHVMGWSTSVISPPDGDMSAYMRSMQRLLERDDRIYYPAHGEPIETPQRLVRGMMGHRKQREGQILRFLERNGDSAIPDMVAEMYKGVDTRLYGAAGRSVLAHLIDLDGRGLAAPIGDGRWQMR, encoded by the coding sequence ATGGCACCTCCCTTCGATCCGGCCGACCTGCCGACCGGCGTCCTGATGGCGCTGTCTCCCCTGGTGGCGCGGGTGTTGGCGCCCAATCCTTCGCCCTTCACCTATACCGGCACGCAGACCTATGTCGTGGGGGCGCAGGCCGTGGCGATCATCGATCCGGGGCCGGACGACTCCGATCATCTCGCCGCGCTGACCGCCGCTATCGCGGGACGGCCGGTAGTGGCGATAGTATGTACCCACACCCATCGCGATCATAGCCCCGCCGCACGGCCGCTTTGCGAGCTGACCGGCGCGCCGATCATCGGATGCGCGCCGCTGACGCTGGAGGATGACGGGCCGCGCGCGGACGCTGCGTTCGATGCCGATTATCGGCCCGACCGGGTGCTGGCCGATGGCGAGCAGGTCGCGGGGCCGGGATGGACGCTGGAGGCGGTGGCGACGCCGGGGCATACGTCCAACCATCTGTGCTTTGCGTTGCTGGAGGAGAATAGCCTCTTCACCGGCGATCATGTCATGGGCTGGTCCACCAGCGTGATTTCGCCGCCCGATGGCGACATGAGCGCCTATATGCGATCGATGCAGCGACTGCTGGAGCGGGACGACCGCATCTATTATCCCGCCCATGGCGAGCCGATCGAGACGCCGCAGCGGCTGGTGCGCGGCATGATGGGTCATCGCAAGCAGCGCGAGGGGCAGATTTTGCGCTTTCTGGAGCGCAACGGCGACAGCGCAATCCCCGATATGGTGGCGGAGATGTACAAGGGCGTCGATACGCGGCTTTATGGGGCGGCGGGGCGGTCGGTGCTGGCGCATCTGATCGATCTGGATGGGCGGGGTCTGGCCGCGCCGATCGGGGATGGCCGATGGCAGATGCGCTGA
- a CDS encoding ABC transporter ATP-binding protein, which translates to MVTIAAQGLSVRLGRHVAVRDVDVMLEPGALVGVIGPNGAGKSTLIRALLGLTKPMAGQVRIDGRDVVGLTRQAIARAVAYLPQGQTLHWPLSVERLVALGRLPHLGPLSRLTAADDAAVEAAMARADVLHLKGRVATELSGGERARVLLARALAVGAWGLIADEPLAALDPGHQIDVMALLRGEARGGALVVTVLHDLSMAARYCDRLLLMDGGALVADGAPMEVLTAERLGRVYGVTARIEKDGDVPLILPMGRV; encoded by the coding sequence ATGGTGACGATCGCGGCGCAGGGGTTGTCGGTGCGGCTGGGCCGCCATGTGGCGGTGCGGGATGTCGACGTGATGCTGGAGCCGGGGGCTTTGGTGGGCGTGATCGGTCCCAACGGCGCGGGGAAATCGACATTGATCCGGGCGCTGCTGGGGCTGACGAAGCCGATGGCGGGGCAGGTGCGGATCGACGGGCGGGATGTGGTGGGATTGACCCGACAGGCGATCGCGCGGGCCGTCGCTTATCTGCCGCAGGGGCAGACGCTGCATTGGCCTTTGTCGGTCGAGCGGCTGGTGGCGCTGGGGCGGTTGCCGCATCTGGGGCCGTTGTCGCGGCTGACGGCGGCGGATGATGCAGCGGTCGAAGCGGCGATGGCGCGAGCCGATGTGCTGCATCTCAAGGGCCGGGTCGCGACCGAATTGTCGGGCGGGGAGCGGGCGCGGGTGCTGCTGGCGCGGGCGTTGGCGGTGGGGGCGTGGGGGTTGATCGCGGACGAGCCGCTTGCCGCGCTCGATCCGGGGCATCAGATCGATGTGATGGCGTTGCTACGCGGCGAGGCGCGGGGCGGGGCGCTGGTGGTCACGGTGTTGCACGACCTCAGCATGGCGGCGCGCTATTGCGATCGGCTGCTGTTGATGGATGGCGGCGCGCTGGTCGCGGATGGCGCGCCGATGGAGGTGCTGACAGCGGAGCGGTTGGGCCGAGTTTATGGTGTGACTGCGCGGATCGAGAAGGACGGGGATGTGCCGCTGATTTTGCCGATGGGGCGGGTGTAG
- a CDS encoding YraN family protein, which produces MKREAAEKRGRQAERIAAWWLRLKGWQIVGRRMRTAAGEVDLVARRGAMLAFVEVKARGSAAELDLAIDERRLARVAKAAEILWHDLAKPGDDMRIDVILLAPGRAPRHLANVWHGG; this is translated from the coding sequence TTGAAAAGAGAGGCGGCGGAGAAGCGCGGGCGGCAGGCCGAACGCATTGCCGCCTGGTGGCTGCGCCTGAAGGGCTGGCAGATCGTAGGCCGCCGGATGCGCACGGCGGCGGGTGAGGTCGATCTGGTCGCGCGGCGCGGCGCGATGCTGGCCTTTGTCGAGGTGAAGGCGCGGGGCAGCGCGGCGGAGCTGGACCTGGCGATCGACGAGCGGCGGCTGGCGCGGGTCGCGAAGGCGGCGGAAATCCTGTGGCATGATCTGGCGAAACCGGGGGACGACATGCGAATCGACGTCATCCTCCTTGCGCCGGGGCGTGCGCCGCGCCATCTGGCCAATGTCTGGCATGGGGGGTGA
- a CDS encoding DedA family protein, translated as MTDWVLRLIDAGGYWGIFFLMILENVFPPIPSELIMGIGGIRVGQGRMAMEWLLLAGTVGTTIGNYFWYLVGHVLGFHRLKPLVDRYGRWATLEWRDVEALDRLFGKYGQIVVFVFRFMPAFRTMISLPAGLFRMGHMRFLLWTMGGALIWNVILAYAGYLLGQHFRDIDHYVGPVSTACVVIAVIAYLWRLATWRPKG; from the coding sequence ATGACCGACTGGGTTCTGCGCCTGATCGATGCGGGCGGCTATTGGGGCATCTTCTTCCTGATGATCCTGGAGAATGTGTTTCCGCCGATCCCGTCCGAACTCATCATGGGCATTGGTGGCATTCGCGTGGGGCAGGGGCGGATGGCGATGGAGTGGCTGTTGCTGGCCGGCACCGTCGGCACCACCATCGGCAATTATTTCTGGTATCTGGTCGGCCATGTGCTGGGCTTTCACCGGTTGAAGCCGCTGGTCGATCGCTATGGCCGCTGGGCGACGCTGGAATGGCGCGATGTCGAGGCGCTGGACCGGCTGTTCGGCAAATATGGGCAGATCGTCGTCTTCGTCTTTCGCTTCATGCCTGCCTTCCGCACGATGATATCGCTGCCTGCCGGACTGTTTCGCATGGGGCATATGCGCTTCCTGCTGTGGACGATGGGGGGCGCGCTGATCTGGAACGTGATCCTGGCCTATGCGGGCTATCTGCTGGGGCAGCATTTTCGCGATATCGACCATTATGTCGGCCCGGTATCGACCGCCTGCGTCGTCATCGCGGTGATCGCCTATCTGTGGCGGCTGGCGACCTGGCGGCCCAAGGGCTGA